The window AACGCCAGCGGCCGGCAATGCCGGCCACTGGTTTCAGGTTGTCGCTTCAGTGCGTCCCGGCAGCCCCCGTGGCAGCGGCATAGACCTCGGCGAGCGACGGGTTGCGCCGCAGCGTCTGGCCACCGCTGACATGGATGACCTGGCCGGTAACGAAGCTGGACTCATCGCTCGCCAGCCAGAGGGCGGCATCGGCGACCTCTGCCGCAACACCGCTGCGCCCCAGCGGAATCTCGCGGTGGTAAAGCGCGGCGATGCCAGGATGCATCAGCCCGCCTCCCGACATCGGCGCATCCGCCACGCCCCCCGGCGCAATGGAATTGGCGCGGATGCCCTGGTGACCGAACTCATGGGCAATGCAGCGGATGACATGGTCGATACCCGCCTTGGTGCCCATGTAGGCGGCATGGTTGTCGAACATGATGCTGGCGGTCACCGACGAAACCTGGATGATCGAGCCACCCTTCGGCATGTGCCGCAACAACGCCTGGAAATACTGGAAAGGCCCGGTGAACTGGACCGCATTCATCGTATCCAGGTCCTCCTGGCTGTGCTCCAGGAAAGGCTTCAGCAGCCCCCAGCCCGTCGCATTGACCCCGATATCGAGCCCGCCCAGGCGCTTCACACTCTGGGCAACCAGCTCCGCCACCTCGCTCTGCGACCTGATATCGCAAGCCAGCCAGGCTACGCCCAGGTTGTCGGCAACGGCCGCCAGCGCATCGGGACGGCGCCCGGCCACCAGCACCCGCGCGCCCTGCTCGACATAACGCCGGGCGATGGCTTCGCCGATATTCCCCGGCGCGACGCCGAGCACCAGTGCCGCCTTATCTTGCAATCGATTCGACATGCCGAACTCTCACGCAGAAACGTCAATGACGTGAATGGGAGTGGCGCCGTCCCAGGCCCTGGCGGCTTCGATGCCCTGCGCGATCATCTCGCGCATGCCAATACCGTGGATGACCTCGTAGAGCACTCCGGGCTCCGCCTCGTTCTCGAAATAGGCAACGCGGGTCGAAGGGTTGCTCGCTTCGAACACTACCCGTAGTCCCGTGGACGTCAGCCGCGCAATCGCCTGGTCAATGTCATCGACCACCCAGGCGATATGGTGCATACCCCGGAGCGCACGGCCCTGATCGTCCCGATAGGGCGATTTCGACGCATTGGTCGCCTGGATCAATTCGATCTGCATCCCGCCCTGATAACCGAGGCCGACATCCATGGTGACAGTCACGGGTTCACCGCGGTATTTCCCCTCCAGGGTCACGTTCCGAAAGACCGTCCATGGCCCCACACCGAAGTGCCGTTGCCAACGCCCGATGCTCTGTTCCAGGTCATCAACGAGATAGCCGATCTGGTCCATGGGACCGAGCCAAGCAGTACTCATGACAATTCCTTGCGAAGGTTCTCAGTGGGAAAAGAATCGCCGGCAGTTCATGGCGATCGCTATGACACAAATAGAAATATTTGCGACACAGAGTTTGGCACATAATTTATATTTTGTGCCAATTCTTACAGAAGCGACTCAAGGCGGAAGAAAGCGGTTTGTCCGAGGGGAAAATGAAATCTGCACACCATGAAAAAGGCCCGCACGGATGCGGGCCTTTTCGTGACTGACCGAAGATCAGCTGCTCTGCGGCATTTCGCCCCGAGCCAGGCGGGCGTTGATGTCAGTGATCACCGCCGGCAGATCGGCGATGGTGTCGATCAGGTAGTGCGGGCGCGAGCCTTCGAATATCTGGCCGATGCGGCGGCGTTCCTGCTCCAGCTTGTCCGCCGGCAGCGCCTTGTACTGCTCATAGGTCAGACCCAGGGCGTTGCCCGAGCAGGTCAGCGCCACGGTCCACATTCCGGCGCTGCGGCCTTCGAGGATGCCCGGCCAGGTGTCGTCGACCTTCACGCAAGCCGCCACATCGTTGATGCCCAGGGCGATCACGTTGGCCAGTGCCTGTGCCGGGTGCGGGCGGCCGTTGGGCACTTCGTCGGTGGCGACCACGTGGTCGGCGACGTAGCCGTTGGTCTTGGCCAGGGCCACCACCTTCTCCATCACCACCGCCGGGTAGCCGGAGCAGGAGCCGACCTTCAGGCCCTGCTTGCGCAGCGCGGCGATGGCGTCCAGCGCGCCGGGGATCAGCGCGGAATGCTCGGCGATCTTCTCGATCTGCAGCGGCATGAAGCGCTCGTAGATGGCGGTGACGTCGTCGTCGGTCGGCGCGCGGCCGAACTTGACCTTGTAGCGCTCGGCGATGGCGGGGATGTCGCACAGGGTGCGGATGTGGTCCCACTTGCCCATGCCCATCGGGCCGCGCGCTTCTTCCAGGCTGACCTGGACGCCGAACTCGGCGAAGGCTTCGACGAAGATCTGGGTCGGGGCGAAGGAGCCGAAGTCGACCACGGTGCCGGCCCAATCGAGGATGACTGCTTGCAGTTGCTTGGGTTGTTCGTAGTTCATGAGATTCAATCCTGTGGCAATCGGCCGGGGTCAGATTTCGAAGACTTCCATCTCTTTCAGGGTCTCGGCGATGGCCGCGACCGCTGCACGCATGCCGCTGCCATCGACCTGGCCGATGCAGCCGACACGGAAGGTTTCCACCTGGGTCAGCTTGCCCGGATAGAGGATGAAGCCCTTCTCGCGCACCCGGTTGTAGAACTCGGTGAAGCTGTAGCGGGGATCACGCGGGGCATGGAAGGTGACAATGATCGGCGCCTGGATCTGCGCCGGCAGGAAGCTGCGGAAGCCCAGCTTGCCCATCTCCGCCAGCAGAGTCTGGCAGTTGTTTGCGTAGCGCTGATGACGGGCCGCGAGACCACCCTCCTCCTCGTACTGGCTCAGCGCTTCGTGCAGCGCGGCCACCACGTGGGTCGGCGGGGTGAAGCGCCACTGGCCGGTCTTGGCCATGTAGGCCTGCTGGTCCTGCAGGTCCATGGACAGCGAATGGCAGTTGCCGGCGCTGGCGTTCAGCGCGGTGGTGCGGGCGAAGACGAAGCCCATGCCCGGCACACCTTCCAGGCACTTGCCGGAGGCGGCGATCAGCGCGTCGAACGGGACGTTGCGGGCGTCAATATCCAGCGCCCCGAAGGAGCTCATGGCGTCGATAATCAGCCGCTTGCCGTGGGACTCGATGACCTTGGCGATGTCCTGCAACGGGTTGAGGATGCCGGTGCTGGTCTCGCAGTGGATCAGTGCGACGTGGGTGACGCTGGGGTCCGCGCTGAGCAGACGATCGACGTCGGCGGCGGTGGTCGGCACATCTTCTTCGGTTTCGAAGGTGCTGAACTCGCGGCCGATCACCTGGCAGATCTTCGCCAGGCGCTTGCCGTAGGCGCCGTTGATCAGCACCAGCACCTTGCCGTCGCGCGGCACCAGGGTGCCAACGGCGGCCTCCACGGAGAAGGTGCCGCTGCCCTGCAGGGGCACGCAGGTGTGAGTCGCCTCACCGTGGATGATCGCCAGCAGGCGCTTGCAGACATCGGCGGTCAGGGCGTTGAAGTCGCTGTCCCAGGAGCCCCAGTCGACCATCATGGCGCGACGGGTGCGGGGGGACGTGGTCAGCGGACCGGGAGTCAGCAGGATGGGGGCTCGCTCGGCAGTGCTCATGCTCGATTCCTCTTTCTTGGGAACGTCGTCAGGGCGTAATTCGGTTGGGCCGAGCGTCATCGCTGCGGCCTGGGCATAACTTGCCGACACCCCTGATATCGTTCAAATTGTTTATCACGATGCACCACATAAGCCGGACATATACCTCATGAACCTCTTCCAGCTCCGCGCCTTCGACGCGGTCGCCCGCGAACGCAGTTTCACCCGCGCCGCAGAACGCCTGTTCATCAGCCAGCCCGCGGTGACCGGGCACGTCAAAGCCCTGGAGGAGCACTACCAGGTCAACCTGTTCCGCCGCACCGCACGAGGCGTGGAGCTGACCGAGGACGGCGTACGCCTGTCGGCCATCAGCCGCACCCTGTTCGCCCTGGAGGAAGAAGCCGAGGCCATGCTCGACGCCAGCCGCGAACTGGTGACCGGACGCATCGAAGTGGCCGCCGACGGCCCACACCTGGTGATGCCGATGCTCGCTCGGCTGCGCGCACGCTACCCCGGCATCACCGTCAACCTGCGCCTGGGCAACGCCCAGGAGACTCTGGCTGCGCTGCTCGACGAGCACGTCGACATTGCCGTCCTCACCGAGGTCGAGGCGCGCACTGGCCTGTATCTGCGGGAGCTGGTGGAGTCGCATATCTGCGCACTGGTGCCGGCAAGCCATCCCTGGAGCACCGGCATGGAAGAGCTGGCCCTGAGCGAGCTGGACCAGCAGATCATGGTGCTGCGCGAACCCGATTCCATCACCCGCCGGACCTTCGATACGGCCTGTGCGGCGCGCTCGGTGCAACCGCGCGTCCTGCTCGAACTGGACAGTCGCGAAGCGGTTACCGAGGCGGTGGCGGCAGAGCTGGGGATCGGAATCGTATCGTCGATGGAGGTGAGCCCGGACCCACGGGTGAAAGCCATCCCCCTGGTCGGTGACGGACTACAGAACCGCCACGCCATCGGCTGCCTGGAACGGCGCCGCGGGTTACGGGTGGTGAGTGCGTTTCTGGAGCTGGCGGAAGGTTGAGGCACGGCTGACCGTACGGCGTATGACGCTCCGCGTTATACGCCGTTTGACCTTGGTCCCCGCGCGCTCCGAGTTCAACCCCGGAGCCGCCAACTACGCACGGTGAGCCGGCGTACAACCGCGAACGGTTGTACGCCCTACGCTGGCAAATCCTCACGCACCAGGTCGAGAAAGGTCGCCACGATCCGCCGGGAGCTCTGCTCGCGCAGGCACACCAGGGTCTCGCTCATGTGTCGCTCGCAATCGATGATGGGCAGGGCGTGCACGCGGTTGTCCGAGCCGAACTCGGCGGCCGACACCACTCCGACGCCGATTCCCGCGACCACTGCCTCGCGCGCCGCCTCGCGTCCCTCCACCTCGATAGCGGCACGAATCCGCAGGCCGGCACTGCGCATCTCCTCTTCCAGGGTCTGGCGCGTGACGGAACCATGCTCGCGCAACACCAGCGGCGCATCGTCCAGATCAGCCAGGCGAATCGACTCGCGCCCCGCCCAGGGATGACTGTTGGCGACGAAAGCGACGATGGGATCGCGGCGCAGGGTGAAGGACACCAGGCGCTCGTCTTCCACGGCCCGCCCCAGCAATGCCAGGTCAGCGCGGTAGGCGAACAGTGCCTGCAGGGACTCGTCGGTGTTGCCGGTTTCTATGCGCACGCGGATGCCGGGATGCCGCTGGCAGAACGACGCCACCTGGGGCAGCAGGTGTACCGCCGCGTCCACCGCCAGCACCAGACTGCCAGTCTGCAGGGCGCGGGACTCCTGTAGCAGCTCCTGCGCCTCGGCCTCGATGACGAACAGCCGCTGGGTCACCGCCAGCAGGCGCTCGCCCAGTTCCGTCAGGCGCACCGAGCGTTTGTTGCGATGGAACAGCAGCACCCCGTAGCGCTCTTCCAGCTTGCGGACCTGGTCGGACACCGCCGGCTGGGTCAGGAACAGACGCTCGGCGGCACGGGTGAAACTGCCGTGCACGGCGACCGCATGGAACGCCTTGAGCTGGGCATGGGACACGGACATCGCGGTGATCCTCGCAGGCGATTCTGACTGTTGCGCTCCACTCCGACAGAAAGCGACTTCCCGGTCACAGGGGAGGTTCGCCACCCTCTCACGCAGACTTACTACAAGGAAAACTTATTTTCGAAATTTGATAAATCGATTTCAGTTATTTGTTCGGAATTGTTTCCATCCCTCCACCGTCACCCCATGGCAACGGCACCACGACAATTCCTGCGCTTCTGACCCGCACCGCAAGGACGGTGCGACGTGCTCCTTCTCTTGAAACAAGAACGACAAGAACAAGAAAGGCGTTACCTCACTGACTGCCGGCACAGCACAACTACAACAACGAGGTCGGAACATGCTTACCCCACAAGGCAACGCAACACCCCGCTCACCTCTGGCGTCGATCCAGCGCTGGCGCTGGCAGATCTTCGCCATCACCTGGCTGGCCTACGCGGCCTTCTACTTCAC of the Pseudomonas sp. PSE14 genome contains:
- a CDS encoding LysR substrate-binding domain-containing protein; amino-acid sequence: MNLFQLRAFDAVARERSFTRAAERLFISQPAVTGHVKALEEHYQVNLFRRTARGVELTEDGVRLSAISRTLFALEEEAEAMLDASRELVTGRIEVAADGPHLVMPMLARLRARYPGITVNLRLGNAQETLAALLDEHVDIAVLTEVEARTGLYLRELVESHICALVPASHPWSTGMEELALSELDQQIMVLREPDSITRRTFDTACAARSVQPRVLLELDSREAVTEAVAAELGIGIVSSMEVSPDPRVKAIPLVGDGLQNRHAIGCLERRRGLRVVSAFLELAEG
- the phnX gene encoding phosphonoacetaldehyde hydrolase, which produces MNYEQPKQLQAVILDWAGTVVDFGSFAPTQIFVEAFAEFGVQVSLEEARGPMGMGKWDHIRTLCDIPAIAERYKVKFGRAPTDDDVTAIYERFMPLQIEKIAEHSALIPGALDAIAALRKQGLKVGSCSGYPAVVMEKVVALAKTNGYVADHVVATDEVPNGRPHPAQALANVIALGINDVAACVKVDDTWPGILEGRSAGMWTVALTCSGNALGLTYEQYKALPADKLEQERRRIGQIFEGSRPHYLIDTIADLPAVITDINARLARGEMPQSS
- a CDS encoding SDR family oxidoreductase, whose protein sequence is MSNRLQDKAALVLGVAPGNIGEAIARRYVEQGARVLVAGRRPDALAAVADNLGVAWLACDIRSQSEVAELVAQSVKRLGGLDIGVNATGWGLLKPFLEHSQEDLDTMNAVQFTGPFQYFQALLRHMPKGGSIIQVSSVTASIMFDNHAAYMGTKAGIDHVIRCIAHEFGHQGIRANSIAPGGVADAPMSGGGLMHPGIAALYHREIPLGRSGVAAEVADAALWLASDESSFVTGQVIHVSGGQTLRRNPSLAEVYAAATGAAGTH
- a CDS encoding LysR substrate-binding domain-containing protein; protein product: MSVSHAQLKAFHAVAVHGSFTRAAERLFLTQPAVSDQVRKLEERYGVLLFHRNKRSVRLTELGERLLAVTQRLFVIEAEAQELLQESRALQTGSLVLAVDAAVHLLPQVASFCQRHPGIRVRIETGNTDESLQALFAYRADLALLGRAVEDERLVSFTLRRDPIVAFVANSHPWAGRESIRLADLDDAPLVLREHGSVTRQTLEEEMRSAGLRIRAAIEVEGREAAREAVVAGIGVGVVSAAEFGSDNRVHALPIIDCERHMSETLVCLREQSSRRIVATFLDLVREDLPA
- a CDS encoding 2-aminoethylphosphonate--pyruvate transaminase, producing MSTAERAPILLTPGPLTTSPRTRRAMMVDWGSWDSDFNALTADVCKRLLAIIHGEATHTCVPLQGSGTFSVEAAVGTLVPRDGKVLVLINGAYGKRLAKICQVIGREFSTFETEEDVPTTAADVDRLLSADPSVTHVALIHCETSTGILNPLQDIAKVIESHGKRLIIDAMSSFGALDIDARNVPFDALIAASGKCLEGVPGMGFVFARTTALNASAGNCHSLSMDLQDQQAYMAKTGQWRFTPPTHVVAALHEALSQYEEEGGLAARHQRYANNCQTLLAEMGKLGFRSFLPAQIQAPIIVTFHAPRDPRYSFTEFYNRVREKGFILYPGKLTQVETFRVGCIGQVDGSGMRAAVAAIAETLKEMEVFEI
- a CDS encoding VOC family protein; the protein is MSTAWLGPMDQIGYLVDDLEQSIGRWQRHFGVGPWTVFRNVTLEGKYRGEPVTVTMDVGLGYQGGMQIELIQATNASKSPYRDDQGRALRGMHHIAWVVDDIDQAIARLTSTGLRVVFEASNPSTRVAYFENEAEPGVLYEVIHGIGMREMIAQGIEAARAWDGATPIHVIDVSA